From Micromonospora sp. NBC_01699, a single genomic window includes:
- a CDS encoding AMP-dependent synthetase/ligase, which produces MREFSVPPIATIGDTANLTDPVWDNAEVAPDAVQFARRTRGTADTPTAGERDGWTDITSRQFRDEVVALARGLIAAGIAPGDRIGLMSKTRYEWTLLDYAIWAAGAVTVPVYETSSAEQVAWILADSGAVACVVETTAHALLLTGVRDEVPALRQVWQIETDDLDALVREGGRIDPAEVESRRRGVRSDDLATIIYTSGTTGRPKGCLLTHRNLSTDAANAVAVLPHLFNEGASTLLFLPLAHSFARLIQVGVIYARATLAHSSDPKNLVNELQAFRPTFVLSVPRVFEKVYNGAAQKAAADGKGAIFARAERVAIEYSEALDRPGGPGLALRMQHRVFDRLVYRRLRAALGGRCRDAISGGAPLGARLAHFFRGVGVTVLEGYGLTETSPAVAANLVTAIRIGTVGRPLPSVTVRIADDGEILVKGDIVFQGYWNNPEATAEALDSDGWFRTGDLGNLDGDGFLSITGRKKEIIVTAGGKNVAPAVLEDRVRAHPLVSHCVVVGDRRPFVAALVSIDEDAWPKWLAEHGHPAESQVGDLREDPALTAEIQSAVDDANKAVSAAESIRKFRILPRDLTEATGELTPSLKVKRAVVHQTYAAEIAAIYGD; this is translated from the coding sequence GTGCGCGAGTTCTCCGTCCCACCCATCGCGACCATCGGCGACACGGCGAACCTGACCGACCCGGTCTGGGACAACGCGGAGGTGGCGCCGGACGCGGTCCAGTTCGCCCGGCGTACCCGGGGCACGGCCGACACGCCGACGGCGGGTGAGCGGGACGGCTGGACCGACATCACCAGCCGGCAGTTCCGCGACGAGGTCGTCGCGCTGGCCCGCGGCCTGATCGCGGCCGGGATCGCGCCCGGCGACCGGATCGGCCTGATGAGCAAGACCCGGTACGAGTGGACCCTGCTCGACTACGCCATCTGGGCGGCCGGTGCGGTGACCGTGCCGGTCTACGAGACCTCCAGCGCCGAACAGGTGGCCTGGATCCTCGCCGACTCGGGCGCGGTGGCCTGCGTGGTCGAGACGACCGCACACGCGCTGCTGCTGACCGGTGTCAGGGACGAGGTGCCCGCCCTGCGGCAGGTCTGGCAGATCGAGACCGACGACCTGGACGCGCTGGTCCGCGAGGGTGGGCGGATCGACCCGGCCGAGGTCGAGAGCCGTCGACGCGGCGTCCGGAGCGACGACCTGGCCACGATCATCTACACCAGCGGCACCACCGGGCGGCCCAAGGGCTGCCTGCTGACCCACCGCAACCTCTCCACCGACGCCGCCAACGCGGTGGCCGTGCTGCCCCACCTGTTCAACGAGGGCGCCTCCACCCTGCTGTTCCTGCCGCTGGCGCACTCGTTCGCCCGGCTGATCCAGGTCGGCGTGATCTACGCGCGGGCCACCCTGGCCCACAGCTCCGACCCGAAGAACCTGGTCAACGAGCTACAGGCGTTCCGCCCGACGTTCGTACTCTCGGTGCCCCGGGTGTTCGAGAAGGTCTACAACGGGGCCGCCCAGAAGGCCGCCGCCGACGGCAAGGGCGCGATCTTCGCGCGGGCCGAGCGGGTGGCGATCGAATACAGCGAGGCGCTGGACCGCCCCGGCGGGCCCGGCCTGGCGCTGCGGATGCAACACCGGGTCTTCGACCGACTGGTCTACCGCAGGCTGCGGGCCGCGCTCGGCGGACGCTGCCGGGACGCGATCTCCGGCGGCGCGCCGCTGGGCGCCCGGCTCGCCCATTTCTTCCGCGGCGTCGGGGTCACCGTTCTGGAGGGGTACGGGCTGACCGAAACCTCCCCGGCGGTCGCGGCCAACCTGGTCACCGCGATCCGGATCGGCACTGTCGGCCGGCCGCTGCCGAGCGTCACGGTCCGGATCGCCGACGACGGCGAGATCCTGGTCAAGGGCGACATCGTGTTCCAGGGGTACTGGAACAACCCGGAGGCGACCGCGGAGGCACTCGACTCCGACGGCTGGTTCCGCACCGGCGACCTGGGCAACCTCGACGGTGACGGCTTCCTCAGCATCACCGGCCGGAAGAAGGAGATCATCGTGACCGCCGGCGGCAAGAACGTCGCCCCGGCGGTGCTTGAGGACCGCGTCCGGGCCCATCCGCTGGTCAGCCACTGCGTGGTGGTCGGCGACCGGCGTCCGTTCGTCGCGGCGCTGGTCAGCATCGACGAGGACGCCTGGCCGAAGTGGCTCGCCGAGCACGGCCACCCGGCCGAGAGCCAGGTGGGGGACCTGCGGGAGGACCCGGCGCTGACCGCCGAGATCCAGTCCGCGGTCGACGACGCGAACAAGGCCGTCTCCGCCGCCGAGTCGATCAGGAAGTTCCGGATCCTGCCACGCGACCTGACCGAGGCGACCGGTGAATTGACCCCGTCACTGAAGGTCAAGCGGGCGGTCGTACACCAGACATACGCCGCAGAAATCGCCGCTATCTACGGAGACTGA
- a CDS encoding alpha/beta hydrolase — protein sequence MSAAGTRIIRTRDWANPVPPVRREVRSATPEVEEGKPPLLFVPGFGHGAWAFAEHWLEHSASRGFSAHSVSLRGHGGSGAAPKATLRAYVHDVVQVAASLPRQTVLVGHGAGALVVTHALARYPARAGVLVAPVLGGWGTFGGALRRNPAGTLPAIFGGRLRLNRRQLFSRELPAATAADYTTRLGRATARAQWQLLLHRDPEPPVGNPPLLVLGSPDDRIVSAAALTRAARRYDAAPLLFPGMGHDLMLDARWREPIDAILDWLDKDLPTR from the coding sequence ATGAGCGCGGCCGGTACCCGGATCATCCGGACGCGCGACTGGGCCAACCCGGTCCCACCCGTACGCCGGGAGGTGCGCAGCGCCACCCCCGAGGTGGAGGAGGGCAAGCCGCCGCTGCTGTTCGTTCCCGGCTTCGGTCATGGCGCATGGGCGTTCGCCGAGCACTGGCTTGAGCACTCTGCGTCACGAGGGTTCTCGGCACACTCGGTGAGCCTGCGCGGGCACGGCGGCAGCGGCGCGGCGCCGAAGGCGACGCTTCGGGCGTACGTCCATGATGTTGTCCAGGTGGCGGCGAGCCTGCCCCGGCAGACGGTGCTGGTGGGGCACGGCGCCGGTGCGCTCGTGGTGACCCACGCCCTGGCCCGCTATCCGGCCAGGGCCGGGGTGCTGGTCGCGCCGGTGCTCGGCGGCTGGGGTACGTTCGGCGGCGCCCTGCGCCGCAACCCCGCCGGCACCCTGCCCGCGATCTTCGGTGGCCGACTGCGGCTCAACCGCCGTCAACTGTTCAGCCGCGAACTCCCGGCCGCCACCGCCGCCGACTACACCACCCGGCTCGGCCGGGCCACCGCCCGCGCCCAGTGGCAGCTACTGCTGCACCGCGACCCCGAACCACCCGTCGGCAACCCGCCGCTGCTGGTCCTCGGCAGCCCCGACGACCGGATCGTCTCCGCCGCCGCCCTCACCCGCGCGGCCCGCCGCTACGACGCCGCCCCGCTGCTCTTCCCCGGCATGGGCCACGACCTGATGCTCGATGCCCGCTGGCGCGAACCGATCGACGCCATCCTCGACTGGCTGGACAAAGACCTACCCACCCGCTGA
- a CDS encoding GAF domain-containing sensor histidine kinase, translating into MPASTPALPRPHPLAAAARVVMLALVAILTLITTGEVSQLRWIALLAVAGIPAVLAPRHPVLAPLGRFAEVVIVGFAASQVAAEASIGGMGAAAILPYLAVPLTVAALQRRSTEGAALLAVTAASLAVGGFISGNSSNEPLGHLGQLGYLAVSAQWLVLAALGLYAAGTLQRIWQARGESRPQPYAEATRLLTQLRSVARQLPGATLDPGSISEHLLEELRGVARADRAAVLSVSGGGRLVVLAQVGVDRVDWETTLDADSAIADAWASQQPQTAPRSQARSHPGGEVSALVVPLVAGVRTVGLVIIEADAATAYPATVVGRVTALTRPAALRLEAALLFDEVRSLATNEERQRLAREIHDGVAQELVMVGYGIDNAMATLPEGAEETAGELRTLRGEVTRVIQELRLSLFELRSEVDRHGGLAAAMAEYARTVGASGGLRVHLSLDESTARLPAATEAELLRIAQEAITNARKHAGASNLWVTCAVDPPYAQIEVSDDGHGIADQRPDGRYGLAIMAERAERIRGRLEIRPRHPSGTTVAVVLGTTPRRDNVRDSVTASEGE; encoded by the coding sequence GTGCCCGCCTCGACACCCGCCCTCCCCCGCCCGCATCCACTCGCGGCGGCGGCACGCGTCGTCATGCTCGCGCTCGTCGCGATCCTGACCCTGATCACCACCGGTGAGGTGAGCCAGCTCCGCTGGATCGCCCTGCTGGCGGTCGCCGGCATCCCCGCCGTACTCGCCCCGCGCCATCCGGTTCTCGCCCCGCTCGGCCGGTTCGCCGAGGTGGTGATCGTCGGCTTCGCGGCGAGCCAGGTGGCGGCCGAGGCGTCGATCGGCGGGATGGGGGCGGCGGCGATCCTGCCCTACCTCGCCGTACCGCTGACCGTCGCGGCCCTGCAACGGCGCTCGACCGAGGGGGCCGCGCTGCTCGCGGTCACCGCGGCCAGCCTCGCCGTCGGCGGCTTCATCAGCGGCAACAGCAGCAACGAACCGCTCGGGCACCTCGGCCAGCTCGGCTACCTGGCCGTCTCGGCCCAGTGGCTGGTGCTGGCCGCGCTCGGCCTGTACGCCGCCGGCACCCTGCAACGGATCTGGCAGGCTCGCGGTGAGAGCCGGCCGCAGCCGTACGCCGAGGCGACCCGCCTGCTCACCCAACTCCGAAGCGTCGCACGGCAGCTACCCGGAGCAACCCTCGATCCGGGCAGCATCTCCGAGCACCTGCTGGAGGAGCTGCGCGGGGTGGCCCGCGCCGACCGGGCGGCGGTGCTCTCGGTCAGCGGCGGCGGCCGGCTGGTGGTGCTCGCCCAGGTGGGCGTGGACCGGGTCGACTGGGAGACCACGCTCGACGCCGACTCCGCCATCGCCGACGCCTGGGCCAGCCAGCAACCGCAGACCGCCCCCCGCTCACAGGCCCGCTCCCACCCCGGCGGAGAGGTCTCCGCGCTGGTGGTGCCCCTGGTCGCGGGCGTACGCACGGTCGGACTGGTGATCATCGAGGCGGACGCGGCGACCGCGTACCCGGCGACGGTGGTGGGCCGGGTGACCGCGCTGACCCGCCCCGCCGCGCTTCGACTGGAGGCCGCGCTGCTCTTCGACGAGGTCCGCTCGCTGGCCACCAACGAGGAACGCCAGCGGCTGGCCCGGGAGATCCACGACGGGGTGGCCCAGGAACTCGTAATGGTCGGCTACGGCATCGACAACGCCATGGCCACCCTGCCGGAGGGGGCCGAGGAGACCGCCGGCGAACTCCGTACGCTGCGCGGCGAGGTGACCCGGGTGATCCAGGAGCTGCGACTCAGCCTGTTCGAGCTGCGCAGCGAGGTCGACCGGCACGGCGGACTGGCGGCCGCGATGGCCGAGTACGCCCGAACCGTCGGCGCTTCGGGCGGACTCCGTGTTCATTTGTCCCTCGATGAGTCCACCGCCCGGCTTCCCGCCGCCACCGAGGCCGAGTTGTTACGTATCGCGCAAGAGGCGATCACGAACGCGCGCAAGCACGCGGGCGCGTCCAATTTGTGGGTAACTTGCGCCGTCGACCCGCCGTATGCACAAATAGAAGTGTCGGATGATGGTCACGGCATAGCTGACCAGCGCCCGGACGGGCGGTATGGTCTTGCGATCATGGCCGAGAGAGCGGAACGTATCCGGGGCCGGTTGGAGATCCGTCCACGGCATCCCAGCGGCACGACGGTGGCAGTGGTGCTCGGAACCACGCCCCGACGAGATAACGTGCGCGATAGCGTCACCGCATCAGAAGGGGAGTAA
- a CDS encoding endonuclease/exonuclease/phosphatase family protein yields the protein MRVLSYNVHSQRDDVAALAAAVRAAEPDVVIVQEGPRRFRWRHKTGALAAALGLVVGAGGLPSLGNVILTSLRVRVGRTWHRQFPLTQGRHMRGAVFAECAVGSATTAPFVVAGSHLGTDPTERPGHATLLKRELSELRLPVVLGADLNENSGGAAWRTVADGLTDAAVAAGRANTRTFPCADPRDRIDALFVDPRIVVTGYDVLDTPQTRRASDHFPVLADLLLPAHVPAGRTGTRSAPTG from the coding sequence CTGCGCGTGCTGTCGTACAACGTGCACAGCCAGCGCGACGACGTGGCGGCGCTGGCCGCCGCCGTACGGGCGGCCGAGCCGGACGTGGTGATCGTGCAGGAGGGCCCCCGGCGGTTCCGTTGGCGGCACAAGACCGGTGCCCTGGCCGCCGCGCTCGGGCTGGTGGTCGGTGCCGGTGGGCTCCCGTCCCTGGGCAACGTCATCCTGACCAGCCTGCGGGTCCGGGTCGGGCGGACCTGGCACCGCCAGTTCCCGCTCACCCAGGGCCGGCACATGCGTGGCGCGGTCTTCGCCGAGTGCGCGGTCGGATCCGCCACCACCGCCCCGTTCGTGGTCGCCGGCTCACACCTCGGCACCGACCCGACCGAGCGCCCCGGCCACGCCACCCTGCTCAAACGGGAACTGTCCGAGCTGCGCCTGCCGGTGGTGCTCGGCGCCGACCTCAACGAGAACTCCGGCGGCGCCGCCTGGCGCACGGTCGCCGACGGGCTGACCGACGCCGCGGTCGCCGCCGGCCGGGCGAACACGCGTACGTTCCCGTGCGCCGACCCGCGCGACCGGATCGACGCGCTCTTCGTCGACCCACGGATCGTCGTCACCGGCTACGACGTGCTGGACACCCCGCAGACCCGCCGTGCCAGCGACCACTTCCCGGTCCTCGCCGACCTGCTGCTCCCGGCCCACGTACCGGCCGGCCGCACCGGAACCCGCTCCGCCCCCACCGGCTGA
- a CDS encoding flavin-containing monooxygenase, whose protein sequence is MSTSTGQDSSETGATVRSDGRPVYDRGGTVCVVGAGASGLAAIKNLKEYGFGVDCYERETSVGGAWNWRHDRSPVYASTHLISSKPFTQFPDFPMPDSWPDYPHHSQVLGYLERYADHFDLREDVWFGTEVIRVEPAAGNRWDVTTRSTGGYGAERTSRYAAVVVANGHNWAPKIPAYDGLDEFRGQVIHASAYKDTTQLRGKRVLVIGAGNTGCDIAVEAAQQATKCWHSTRRGYWYAPKYVLGRPTDQVNAGLAKLPLRLRQWFSARTLRLTVGDLTRFGLRAPDHKIYETHPIANSQLVYYVGHGGITPVPDVARFRGHTVELSDGQQIEPDLVVLATGYLPRFEFLDPKLLGDDTSGRPTLYLNAFPRRHPTLAVAGLLQSDSGIFPLVHWQTVAIARRLRVQETEPDRATAFAARVEAGAARRWSSAKVKDSTRHWFEIGHRDYLSELQTVLDDLEVSK, encoded by the coding sequence GTGTCCACCTCCACTGGCCAAGACAGCTCCGAAACGGGCGCGACCGTGCGGTCGGACGGGCGCCCGGTCTACGACCGGGGCGGCACCGTCTGCGTCGTCGGCGCCGGGGCCAGCGGCCTGGCCGCGATCAAAAACCTGAAAGAGTACGGCTTCGGCGTCGACTGCTACGAACGGGAAACCAGCGTCGGCGGGGCCTGGAACTGGCGGCACGACCGCAGCCCGGTCTACGCCAGCACCCACCTGATCTCGTCGAAGCCGTTCACCCAGTTCCCCGACTTCCCGATGCCGGACTCCTGGCCGGACTATCCCCACCACAGCCAGGTCCTCGGTTACCTGGAGCGGTACGCCGACCACTTCGACCTGCGCGAGGACGTCTGGTTCGGCACCGAGGTGATCCGGGTCGAACCGGCGGCCGGCAACCGTTGGGACGTGACCACCCGCAGCACCGGCGGCTACGGCGCCGAGCGGACCTCCCGCTATGCCGCCGTGGTGGTCGCCAACGGGCACAACTGGGCCCCGAAGATCCCCGCCTACGACGGGCTCGACGAGTTCCGGGGGCAGGTCATTCACGCCTCGGCGTACAAGGACACGACCCAGTTGCGGGGCAAGCGGGTGCTGGTGATCGGGGCCGGCAACACCGGCTGCGACATCGCGGTCGAGGCCGCCCAGCAGGCCACCAAATGTTGGCACTCCACCCGACGCGGCTACTGGTACGCCCCCAAGTACGTGCTGGGCCGCCCGACCGACCAGGTCAACGCCGGTCTGGCCAAACTGCCGCTGCGACTGCGCCAGTGGTTCTCCGCCCGTACGCTGCGGCTCACCGTCGGCGACCTGACCCGGTTCGGCCTGCGCGCGCCCGACCACAAGATCTACGAGACCCACCCGATCGCGAACAGCCAACTCGTCTACTACGTCGGACACGGCGGGATCACCCCCGTACCGGATGTGGCCCGGTTCCGCGGGCACACCGTGGAGCTCTCCGACGGCCAGCAGATCGAACCGGACCTGGTGGTGCTCGCCACCGGCTACCTGCCGCGCTTCGAGTTCCTCGACCCCAAGCTGCTCGGTGACGACACCTCCGGCCGCCCCACCCTCTACCTCAACGCCTTCCCGCGCCGCCACCCCACCCTGGCCGTGGCCGGTCTGCTGCAATCCGACTCCGGCATCTTCCCGCTGGTGCACTGGCAGACGGTGGCGATCGCCCGGCGCCTGCGGGTGCAGGAGACCGAGCCGGACCGGGCCACCGCGTTCGCCGCCCGGGTGGAGGCCGGCGCCGCCCGCCGGTGGAGTTCGGCGAAGGTCAAGGACAGCACCCGGCACTGGTTCGAGATTGGTCACCGCGACTACCTGAGCGAGCTGCAAACCGTCCTCGACGACCTGGAGGTCAGCAAATGA
- a CDS encoding ROK family glucokinase yields MTLTIGVDVGGTKVAAGVVDADGKVLVRTRRDTPADDVAKTRDVIVEVVAELAAGREIEAVGIGAAGWIDASRSIVLFAPNIAWRDEPIRDYVSAAVNLPVIVENDGNVAAWAEFRHGAARHANDSMVMFTIGTGVGGGIVLGGELVRGANGIAAELGHTLSVPDGHLCGCGRLGCIEQYASGRALVRFARAGARQAPARATRLLEMAGGEVESITGPMVTSAAQEGDPISGEAFAQIGHWLGLGLADMVQILDPEVLVVGGGVVEAGDLLLGPTQRAFVEALAQRGRLPVAEIRPAELGNTAGMVGAADLARRR; encoded by the coding sequence GTGACGCTGACCATCGGAGTCGACGTCGGTGGTACCAAGGTGGCCGCGGGCGTCGTCGACGCCGACGGCAAGGTCCTGGTACGCACCCGGCGGGACACCCCCGCCGATGACGTCGCCAAGACCCGCGACGTCATCGTCGAGGTCGTCGCGGAACTGGCCGCCGGCCGGGAGATCGAGGCGGTGGGGATCGGCGCGGCCGGCTGGATCGACGCCAGCCGCTCGATAGTCCTCTTCGCACCGAACATCGCCTGGCGCGACGAACCCATCCGCGACTACGTCAGCGCGGCCGTCAACCTGCCCGTGATCGTGGAGAACGACGGCAACGTGGCCGCCTGGGCCGAGTTTCGGCACGGCGCGGCCCGGCACGCGAACGACTCGATGGTGATGTTCACCATCGGCACCGGCGTCGGCGGCGGCATCGTCCTCGGCGGCGAACTCGTACGCGGCGCGAACGGCATCGCCGCCGAACTGGGCCACACCCTCTCCGTACCCGACGGCCACCTCTGCGGCTGCGGTCGACTCGGCTGCATCGAGCAGTACGCCAGCGGCCGGGCCCTGGTCCGGTTCGCCCGCGCCGGGGCGCGTCAGGCCCCGGCCCGCGCCACCCGACTGCTGGAGATGGCCGGCGGCGAGGTCGAGTCGATCACCGGACCGATGGTGACCAGCGCGGCCCAGGAGGGCGACCCGATCTCCGGCGAGGCGTTCGCCCAGATCGGCCACTGGCTCGGCCTCGGGCTGGCCGACATGGTGCAGATCCTCGACCCCGAGGTGCTGGTCGTCGGCGGTGGCGTGGTCGAGGCGGGCGACCTGCTGCTCGGCCCCACCCAGCGGGCCTTCGTGGAGGCCCTGGCCCAGCGCGGCCGACTGCCGGTGGCCGAGATCCGGCCGGCCGAACTGGGCAACACCGCGGGCATGGTCGGCGCCGCCGACCTGGCCCGACGCCGGTAG
- a CDS encoding alpha,alpha-trehalose-phosphate synthase (UDP-forming) → MRQSPLVVVANRLPVDDGVALDGACEWRRSPGGLVGALHPILKKTPAVWVGWAGGSGPAPVVPDIDGVRMHAVPLSEEDMRDHYEGFANATLWPLYHDAVEQPVYHRRWWEAYQRVNQRFAEAAAEAAEPGAVVWVQDYHLQLVPGLLRALRPDLRIGFFLHVPFPPPELFMQLPRRAELLLGMLGADLVGFQRAQAAHNFAQLASKVLKLPATDRRIAVDDRVVRIGAFPVSIDMAEMEALSRRPDVVQRARRLRSDLGDPQHVILSIDRMDYTKGIEQRLKAYSELIANGHVKVRDTVMVQVAVPSRERVEQYQVLRERVEREVGRINGEFGRVGEPAIHYLTQPFDRTELAALYRIADIMAVTPLRDGMNLVAKEYVAARVDNGGALLLSEFAGAAAEFTQAYLVNPHDLEGLKLTLMHALQATPTDVSDRMRSMREHLRTYDIRAWARAYLTSLDQTGALADRLAPAS, encoded by the coding sequence ATGCGACAGAGTCCGCTTGTGGTGGTGGCCAACCGGCTGCCGGTCGACGACGGCGTGGCGCTTGACGGCGCCTGTGAGTGGCGTCGTAGCCCCGGTGGTCTGGTCGGTGCCCTGCACCCCATCCTGAAGAAGACCCCGGCGGTCTGGGTCGGTTGGGCCGGTGGCAGTGGCCCCGCCCCGGTCGTACCCGACATCGACGGCGTACGGATGCACGCGGTACCGCTCAGCGAAGAGGACATGCGGGACCACTACGAGGGTTTCGCCAACGCCACCCTGTGGCCGCTCTACCACGACGCGGTCGAGCAGCCCGTCTACCACCGCCGCTGGTGGGAGGCGTACCAGCGGGTCAACCAGCGGTTCGCCGAAGCCGCCGCGGAAGCCGCCGAACCGGGCGCCGTGGTCTGGGTGCAGGACTACCACCTGCAACTCGTACCGGGTCTGCTCCGGGCACTGCGCCCGGACCTGCGGATCGGCTTCTTCCTGCACGTACCGTTCCCGCCACCCGAGCTGTTCATGCAACTGCCCCGCCGGGCCGAACTGCTGCTCGGCATGCTCGGCGCCGACCTGGTCGGCTTCCAGCGGGCCCAGGCGGCACACAACTTCGCCCAGCTCGCGTCCAAGGTGCTCAAACTGCCCGCCACCGACCGCCGGATCGCGGTCGACGACCGAGTGGTGCGGATCGGCGCCTTCCCGGTCTCGATCGACATGGCCGAGATGGAAGCGCTCTCTCGACGCCCGGACGTGGTCCAGCGGGCCCGCCGGCTTCGCAGCGACCTGGGCGACCCGCAGCACGTGATCCTCAGCATCGACCGGATGGACTACACCAAGGGCATCGAGCAGCGGCTCAAGGCGTACAGCGAGCTGATCGCCAATGGTCACGTCAAGGTGCGCGACACGGTCATGGTCCAGGTGGCGGTGCCGAGCCGGGAACGGGTCGAGCAGTACCAGGTCCTGCGCGAGCGGGTGGAGCGCGAGGTTGGCCGGATCAACGGGGAGTTCGGGCGGGTCGGCGAACCGGCGATCCACTACCTGACCCAGCCGTTCGACCGTACCGAGCTGGCGGCGCTCTACCGGATCGCGGACATCATGGCGGTGACGCCGTTGCGGGACGGGATGAACCTGGTCGCGAAGGAGTATGTCGCGGCCCGGGTCGACAACGGGGGCGCGCTGCTGCTGAGCGAGTTCGCCGGGGCGGCGGCGGAATTCACCCAGGCGTACCTGGTGAATCCGCACGATCTGGAGGGGTTGAAACTGACCCTGATGCACGCGTTGCAGGCGACGCCGACGGATGTGAGCGATCGGATGCGGTCAATGCGTGAACATCTTCGGACCTACGATATTCGGGCTTGGGCTCGGGCCTATCTGACATCGTTGGATCAGACCGGGGCGTTGGCTGATCGGTTGGCTCCGGCTTCGTAG
- a CDS encoding SRPBCC family protein, with amino-acid sequence MADSSIQSIVIAAPADRVAAVICDFARYPEWTDAVRAVEVVEEYEDGYASQVRFVLDAGVLADEYTLVYEYAEDISHIAWHLAAPSRMQQAQNGSYDIEENGDATSTVTYMLEVELSVGMLGMFRRKAEKMIMDTALKQLKRRVESLDATN; translated from the coding sequence ATGGCGGACAGCTCCATCCAGTCGATCGTCATCGCCGCGCCCGCGGACCGGGTGGCGGCGGTGATCTGCGACTTCGCGCGCTACCCGGAGTGGACCGACGCGGTGCGCGCCGTCGAGGTGGTCGAGGAATACGAGGACGGGTACGCCAGTCAGGTCCGGTTTGTCCTTGATGCCGGAGTGCTCGCCGACGAGTACACCCTCGTCTACGAGTACGCCGAGGACATCTCGCACATCGCCTGGCACCTGGCCGCACCCTCCCGGATGCAGCAGGCCCAGAACGGGTCGTACGACATCGAGGAGAACGGCGACGCCACCTCCACGGTGACCTACATGCTGGAGGTCGAACTCTCCGTCGGCATGCTCGGCATGTTCCGCCGCAAGGCCGAGAAGATGATCATGGATACGGCGTTGAAGCAGCTCAAGCGGCGGGTCGAGTCGCTCGATGCGACCAACTGA
- a CDS encoding DUF308 domain-containing protein, translating into MSPGGARRGRRDNGLDATEYAVAGDVDPRVGEHLLDVLAAGGIAAYLQPSADLNPVTRTTTVPARPTDRLYVDRTHLATARDYLTQLADEGTPGPAPSRPDPDVDAEWARIVAGYHADVTDGARPWPAAEDVSADQPADPAGGTTATATRTGQESAGPATEVRPLQSATDISGISLDPRSDQSSLLDGLDTFGADLPDDAEDRYIPPPPPPLPHVSKYAVAGVLAVVIGFILFVFPSLLPIDRGLVTLIGFTGILSGFVTLIWRLRSGDEEEDDPDDGAVV; encoded by the coding sequence GCCCGCCGGGGACGGCGGGACAACGGGCTCGACGCGACCGAATACGCCGTCGCCGGCGACGTGGATCCACGGGTGGGCGAACACCTGCTGGACGTCCTCGCGGCCGGTGGCATCGCCGCCTACCTCCAGCCTTCCGCCGACCTCAACCCGGTGACCCGGACCACCACGGTGCCGGCACGGCCGACCGACCGGCTCTACGTCGACCGGACCCACCTGGCGACCGCCCGGGACTACCTGACCCAGCTCGCCGACGAGGGCACGCCGGGACCGGCGCCGTCCCGACCCGATCCGGACGTGGACGCCGAATGGGCGCGGATCGTCGCCGGCTACCACGCCGACGTGACCGACGGGGCCCGGCCCTGGCCGGCGGCCGAGGACGTGAGCGCGGACCAGCCGGCCGACCCGGCGGGCGGGACCACCGCCACCGCCACCCGGACCGGCCAGGAGAGCGCCGGCCCGGCCACCGAGGTACGGCCGTTGCAGTCGGCCACCGACATCTCCGGCATCTCCCTCGATCCCCGGTCCGACCAGTCCTCGCTGCTCGACGGCCTCGACACGTTCGGCGCGGACCTGCCCGACGACGCCGAGGACCGCTACATTCCGCCGCCGCCCCCGCCGCTGCCGCACGTGTCGAAGTACGCGGTCGCGGGGGTGCTCGCGGTTGTCATCGGCTTCATCCTCTTCGTCTTCCCCAGCCTGTTGCCGATCGACCGGGGCCTGGTCACCCTGATCGGCTTCACCGGGATCCTGAGCGGGTTCGTCACGCTGATCTGGCGGCTGCGTTCGGGCGACGAGGAGGAGGACGACCCCGACGATGGTGCGGTGGTCTGA